One Rhododendron vialii isolate Sample 1 chromosome 2a, ASM3025357v1 genomic region harbors:
- the LOC131317253 gene encoding uncharacterized protein LOC131317253: MFLKVSPLQGLSCFGQKGKLSLHFIGPFHIIEKIGEVAYRLALPSKLSDVHDVFHVSMLRKYEPDLSHVLEWFELELEADASFGQEPIRILDLRKQVLKGKTISLVRVLWGNLGKEESMWEREDKVKEKYL, from the coding sequence ATGTTCCTTAAAGTGTCACCGCTTCAAGGATTATCTTGTTTTGGGCAAAAGGGCAAGCTTTCATTGCATTTTATTGGACCGTTTCACATTAtcgagaagattggggaagtcGCGTATCGATTGGCCTTACCATCGAAGCTATCGGACGTTCATGATGTGTTCCACGTGTCGATGTTGCGAAAGTACGAACCGGATCTGTCACACGTTCTAGAGTGGTTTGAACTAGAGTTAGAGGCCGATGCATCTTTTGGGCAGGagccgatacgtatcctagatttgcGCAAGCAAGTTTTGAAGGGGAAGACCATTTCATTAGTGCGAGTTCTATGGGGTAATCTTGGGAAGGAAGAGTCGATgtgggaaagggaagacaaagTTAAAGAGAAGtatctgtag